TGTTGGAGGATTAATGGATCGATATGGTCGAATGGTATTTATAATAAGCGGACTACTACTTTTCGCAATTACAATGTATTTTTATGATTGGGTAACAGGGGTTATATTTTTAGTGGTCTTACGTATTCTCCATGGAATCAGCTGGGCAGTTGCTACAACTTCGATCGGAACGGCTGTGACTGATGTTATTCCACAATCTCGTCGTGGAGAAGGAATGGGATGGTATGGACTTGCCATGACTTTAGGTATGGCTTTAGGACCAGTATTAGGTCTTTGGGTAATAAAATCATTTTCATTCCATTATCTATTTCTTCTATGTACAGGATTAGCACTTGTTGCATTCATACTTGCACTTGGTACAAAAATACCAGCAATTCAACATGCATCAAAAAAACCAATATCATTTTTTGAAAAAACACTCTTACCAATCGCTATTGTTACATTTTTCCTATCTCTTACTTTTGGTGGCATTACAACATTTTTACCACTGTTTGCGGCAAAAATTCAAGTTAATGCTGGTACTTTTTTCTTAGTTTATGCTGTCACACTTACAGTAGTTAGACCATTTGCAGGGAAGGTATCCGATAAATATGGAGAAGGAATCATTATTATTCCTGCGCTGTTTACACTGATAGCCGCACTATTAGTTCTAGCAATGACAAATGGGATTGTTGGACTAGTTATTACAGCTATTTTGTATGGGATTGGATTCGGATCAGCACAACCTGCTCTTCAAGTAGCCATGATACGATTAGCTTCACCAGAGAAAAGAGGAATAGCGAACGCTACATTTTTTACTGCTTTTGATTTAGGGATTGGTTTAGGGTCCATTCTTCTAGGATTTGTTTCACAACTCATGGGATATCAAATGCTATTCATTGTTTGTGCTGTCTCTGGGTTTGTTAGTCTGTTAATTTTTATTTTGTTTGTAAAAAAGACGCTAACATAACTTTTAAACTTACGAAAAAAGCGCTATTCTTTTTGTAGAAATATACAGAAAGGATAGCGTTTTGGCGGTTCTGGTGCAAAGATAAAATAAAAGAGAATATAGCGCATATATTTCGAGTGGAATTGTATTTTATGCTGTTAACCCAAACAATTGATGGATGAATTCTTTCTGATTTTGAACAGACTGATCCCGTAAATCAATCTGTTCTTTTTTAATCATATGCATGACTTCTACTCCTGCAAGAATGGATGTAGCTGTGCCAAAAGACTTGAACCCTAACATAGAACGCACACGTTTCTTAATAAAACGATGATCTTGTTCCACTATATTATTGAGATATCTAACTTGTCATAGCTGTATGCCTTCAGGCATAAGTTTTTCTTCTTTCAACGCTTGAATTGCTACAGGATAGGCAGGGTTCTTATCTACTGTTATCACGCGAGGTTTAGAAACGTACGAAAAAGCCAGGGCTTTCTTGAAAAAACACTTGGCGGCTTGTTTATCTCTTGATTTACTTAGATAAAAATCAATGGTATTCCCTTCTGAATCAACGACACGATATAAATATATCC
This genomic stretch from Bacillus pseudomycoides harbors:
- a CDS encoding MFS transporter produces the protein MERLWTKNYIMLTITALLLFSGFYLLMPTLPMFIKQLGGSESQVGFIIGVFTISAVIFRPIVGGLMDRYGRMVFIISGLLLFAITMYFYDWVTGVIFLVVLRILHGISWAVATTSIGTAVTDVIPQSRRGEGMGWYGLAMTLGMALGPVLGLWVIKSFSFHYLFLLCTGLALVAFILALGTKIPAIQHASKKPISFFEKTLLPIAIVTFFLSLTFGGITTFLPLFAAKIQVNAGTFFLVYAVTLTVVRPFAGKVSDKYGEGIIIIPALFTLIAALLVLAMTNGIVGLVITAILYGIGFGSAQPALQVAMIRLASPEKRGIANATFFTAFDLGIGLGSILLGFVSQLMGYQMLFIVCAVSGFVSLLIFILFVKKTLT